TTGGGTGGGGCAGCGTCTCTTCAGTGCAGGCTTGAACGGAGAGATCACAGAGTACGACTTGGAGAACCTGAGGCCCAAATACTCCATGGATGCCTACGGAGGACCGATCTggagcatcagcagcaacagcCAGGGGACGCTGCTGGCGGTCAGTGCACTCCTCCGGAACGCCATACGTCATCCATGATGTGAGCCTAATAAATAGCCTCTGTTCTGTGTGACAGGTGGGCTGTGAGGACGGGACGGTGAAGATGTTTGAGGTCCTGGAGGAGAAGATCCAGTTTCAGAGAAACCTGGACAGACAGAAAGGTGAGGATGAACCTCCTTGGATGTGTTTATGAAAGATGCCAGAAGTCGTCATTTATTCCTCTCTTCTGCCCCTGTAGGTCGTATCATTTCTCTGTCGTGGCATCCGTCTGGTACAAAGATCGCTGCAGGAATGATGGACATGATCAGGATCTTTGATGCTGAGACGGGTATTGTTGGGCCTCTGATTTTCGGTTTCAAATAGTCACCaattgtattttcatttattgaaCGAATGTGGTGTTGTTATTTGTAAGGCCGTGCCACTCACCGCCTGCTGGTGGACCGCGGACTGGGAATGTCCAAAGGCAGAGAGGTGGTGGTGTGGAGCGTGATCTTTCTGTCGGACAACACCGTAGTGAGTGGTGACTCTGCCGGAAAGGTCCAGATGTGGGACAGCATCACCGGCACTCTGCGCAAAACTCACCTGGTGACCAAGTGGGACGTCCTGGCCCTGTCTGTGTCTCAGGTGAGTGGGACGGCATCTAGTTGAGGAACGTTACTTCAAGTGGTTTTTGctgaagaaatgtttttttttttgaaggatGAGAGTAGTTTGATGGCTGGGACGTCAGAGGGCACCGTTGTCCAGATGCAGTTCCTCCAGTCGTCCGTGGAGCAGCAGGAGAGGCAGTGGGTTCGAACCAGGACTTTCAAAAACCACTCCCATGATGTGAGGGCGCTGGTTCACACAGACTGTGCCGTGGTTTCTGGAGGTAAGAGTTTGACtccaatgttgttgtttttttttattggctgCTGGTGattgattttgtttattcaatttattcaaacaggttaaaataaaataaaaaaattataatatttataaagtgctcaggaaaaaaattaaagagacgactttaataaaaacaacttgcgctctgtccagggtgtacaccCGCCTAACACTCAATGTGAGCAGCAGACCCCttaaccctgaaaaaaggagcaatcgggtcagaaaatggatggatggacaagcATATGCTTCTTCCTGTCCCTTGTCGaacaaatcaaatgtattatattgaaatttacttttttaatttcatagaattctgttgagatttgtttatttattttagttttcattcacttttttgtttgttcgaaataaataaacataaataatcaTATCTTGTTTTAAAGGGTCCAGGattaagttaataaaacaaatataagggcctttgtggcatttttctttAGTGACTTTGACTGagttttgttgttcttgttaAACCATcttgagaaaatatattaagatatgaattttggtccatatcactcAGACCTAGTTAGAGCTATTTTAAGATTATTTCTATTTTAagcaatataaaaaatgacaatattgcctataacaATGTATCTGTATTTTCAAACTCGGTACTTTTGCTATTTttcttctgtctgtttttccCACAGCTTAAATGAATGCATTAACTCAATTACTATAATGTGATTGTTTAAAGTGCtcttattgaaaatgttttaaaatctgaGTTTTAGGCAACATCAAATAACCATATTCATCAATAACATGCATTTCATGTTAGGTATGGACACCCATTTGGTGGTGCTCCCCCTGTTGGACCAAGTGGAGAAGAGCTCAAAGGAGGCTAAACTGCGTAAAATCACTTTCCCACATGTGAGTTCAAGCTGTGCACTTCTTAGTCCACTGGGTCTTAATGGTTTTCATGCTGCTCACATTTTTACACCTGAGGGAtattccagaaaggaggttcaacaaactctgagtctatccataaactctgggtcaacataccccgagatgggaaactctgggtatctgattctaTTACAGCTgttatgaagtgggtcaatcaaccctgagtatgtaaaccttagATTACTTTACGTGCACGAGTCCGATAAAAAGCCATTATAAATGGAGCAAAGACAACAtgaactaccatggcaaccagtCGGaggagagtgatttattcaccccgaTGGGTGAAGACTCATAGACACCCAAGAAAGATGTATTCAAGACATCATAAAAAAGATGACCCAGGTTGGATTCCAACTACTGACGCTTAAAGCGCTTGCTTTCCCATTGCGCCACCGCTCTATCGTAACAGGTATATATCCACTTGTAACATCCATATTGCTCTTTgatctttttaagaaataatgtaaatgtcaagCCTTAAATATGCATTCTTTTAAATCGATATCTCCCCCTTTACAtttgccacaggtttgtatccagggaactctactacagacgtcagtttGCTTTGCATAGAGAGCTTTTCCCTAAATGCTCTGCATCACTTATGTTATAAACAAAACTATCGTTTGCAAAAAACCGTAAAGCAGCATACAACATTAGTAACGATGTGAGCcacatctgtggtgtgtgatgttactaatgtgtgtcgcagaagagtgtcaaggtaaagtgttccttgagaagtggtgttcaggtgggcggagccaggtagaaccccagggtttcttagacaaaacctgccagcgagcaggttcagttcatggagaatgttaccatggtgacatatTTATAGTAGAAATTACCTCACTttcaggaatgggatactcagagtttccctcatttgaccccgaacatactcagagtttgaacataacccgctttctggaatacccctctggatGCTAATTTGCTCCcccacatctgtgtgtgtttgatgtagAGGAGCCTGGTCCGCTGTGCGAGGAAAGCTGGACTTCTACTCTTTCAGTTCCCTGATCACTTAGAGCTGTGGAGGCTCGGAGAAAGTGAGGGACAAGGTGAGGGATGCACACAATGTCAGTTTGTTAACAACGCAACACACGGGatcacaataataatcatataaaTGTGACTTTAAACCAGTCACACTGGTTTAGCAGTGAATCTGCAAGTGCGAGACTAAAAACTATGGATGCTTTGTGTTACCAGGGAAACATGGAGACTGTTTACCTGTGAAAAGGAATCCTGAGAAACTGCTCCAGCTGACGAGGAAGGTGTGGTGATTTAATATCCAGTCAATCTGAAGTTAAACTTTGGAGACCATTCTAAGGAGGGTGAGGGGCGGGGGGTCCAACAAAGCAACACTCTGAATTTACTGTtgtaacaaatgaataaaacagcATCTGCTCTATATTCACCCAGAAATTAGTTAAAGCACTTATGCAACGAGTCATCAAGTTTTGCAAGAACCAAGAAcgaccagtaaaaaaaaaaaaagtgtgtatatatatatatatatatattttatttttgttttttttaattaaaacaacacaatcttaaactgtattctatattttcacttcatcaaataaaaatctagttcaaataaaatacagtgtaaaaaattctgagctggtgcatcttgtcacttagTGCACTAATCCTATCTACTCTGTTTTTGTTACACAGTATAACACCAAACAATTTTGTCTCTtatttaccttgttaggcttccttatccataaaCAATCTGGTATAAATGtctttggtgtgggcgtctgagccttttttctgttagtATACCTGACGATTAAAATTTTcctgatcctcaagagaactgaaatgtagtgggaaaacttgatataaaacatatttgtgttattgtttactacgtatgtgtaagacatagaactcttacgtggttccacagttttgcattgaattaaattgtagtttttatataactttcatgccaattacaattagattATGTTTACAATAGCAACAGATGTTTACAATTACGCCATAAGCATAATTAATGATCAGTTAtgctattacaattataattgaccccaaccctgacaacCAGCTTCCCTCTGTGTGTTAACATCTGCAGGGCGAGGACCACATCTGCTGCAGCGCCGTGTCTCCGTGTGGAGGCTGGCTGGTCTACGCCACAGTGTCGGCTGTTCGTCTCTACAGATTACAGTACGACAACAACAACGTCAGCATCAGCAGAGTGAgtttcacacagacacaaacacacacagttctGTAGAATTTGTTCTAAAAGAAGGATGTAGAGGCTGAACAGAAGGGGTCAGAGAACTGAGCCCTGAGGAACGCCACAGGACATTGTTAATCTGTTACTGtcctttcatttaaattttttctgaacttttattttggcttgttttgctttttcactCTCATGTTCAATGATTTCTCTCTATTGTTTAGATTATGTTGTGCTCAAAGTGTGTTTGTAGACTTTTATCACCACATTTAATTAACGGCTTTACGTGTCTCTTGTCTTGTTACGTCTGTGATCTAAAGTTTGTCTATTGCTGCTCTGAAAACCTTTTTAATGTGAGTGGGAAAAATCCTGCTCCTCTACCTCATCTTCCTCCAGGTCTCCAAACTACCCAAAGAGCTGCGTACGGTCCATCAGCTCTGCTTCTCCTCAGACTCCTCTCGGCTTTTCGCCTCCTCCACACACTcgtctgttgttgttgttgctctgAGCAATCCGGAGGTGAAACACCTTCACACCCTCAAATGCAAGTCTGGTAAGTCGACGTGACTGCTGGTGGAGGCTGTGCACAACTAAGGATTGTAATTAAAGAAACAACCTTAAAAAAATTGGACTTGTTGAATTATCTATATAGAtccaattgtacattttttctttgaaggggcagtattatgaaaaataaacttaataatgtttttgctacagtgatatacattcctttagcctcattcagagggccaaagttgaaaaagttctgtttcctccctttcttgttattccacattttgtaaaaactcaGCTCCAAACGGAcaagttggatttttgcccccttatgactcataaggtgaaaactcctcctcctgacaatcttgGCTCCCCGGtgtccacggtgtgccttttaaataataaagtttaacatttGACCTTGAATTCAAATGTAGTGTAATAAATATTtagcatttgtatttattttcactaCTTCTGTGTGAATCACTAAATtcgttttattctgaaaaacacTCACATCCAGTGGCTTCCTGGTAAcagctgcacatttttttgatgcataaagattaaaaaaaaatgtttttttaactttttaacaaaGTGTAATCAAGTCTCACTAAAGTCTTTTTAGTTAATTAGCTTCAGTTTTCTCCACCGTTTGTCCTTCAGGCTCCAAACAGCCGCTGCACCTGCTGGTTCCCAGTGACGATGGTAAATGGCTGGCCACAGCAAACGCCGACTGTGAGATCCACGTCTACAACCTCCACAAGATGAAGGTGAGCCCGATGTCTCCTGTTCATTTATTAGAATGTCTTAGTAACTCCTCCGTCTGTCTGCAGCTGCACTGCACGGTCCCAGTGTACAGCTCCTGTCCGACCGCCATCGCCATCCACCCGAGCACCTGCAACCTCATCTCCGTGCATGCTGACCAGCAGGTAAGGGTGCTGTGGTGCTGGAAGAAGCTGCACAGAAGCGTAACCACCCTCTGCTTTCCTGGGTTGCAGATGTTTGAGTTCTCGCTGCAGCAGAAGGAGTACACGGAGTGGAGCCGCAGGCTGCACAAAGAGGGTCTGCACTCGCTGTGGCTGGACAGGGACACGCCCGTCACACGCGTGGCTTTCAACCCTGAAAACCCAGCGCACATCATTCTGCACGACACCTTCATGTTCTGCATTGTTGACCAGAGTTTGGTAAGTTTGTCCATTCATCATTAGTGGAGAGAGTGATACACAAGACCTgaatgggtcattccatgtcatttaaaaaaagtggtgaaataacccaaagttagggaccaaaataaaaaggaagaagtcacataaagaaaaatggttttatatcccaagaaagagtaatctttatactataaattaaaactgagatcagattttttcttacattcctacATGCAGTTACGGGCCAgtgaaaatggtaaaaaaaaaaaaaaagtattttttcagttttcaagagactgtcaacCAAGAACCAATagatatatgtgactaatcattattgatgtgaacagtctatgtacatagctcaaagctgattaaaattacagggagctgagacacatgctaagttgtttactgaagtcCCAAACACGTTCCAGCTCAAAACCTCAACaaactttttaccaattttgaggggctggcatgtccattACAGAGGATATATAGcaggtttatttatatattctgagagagtaggtggagctatattactataccacatttcagtttcctatgtgatgtagttactgatatattggaagctaaaaatggaagaaaaataaagacgcATGAAAAccaacacatacccccctcactgaattgtccatatctcaaaaagtattcattcaATCAAACTAAAGAATAACAGTGTGCTTATTGAATAGTCAGGGAACATGTGAGACTGAAGTGTgttggccatttgtgaaatgacccGAATATGATTCCTGTAAATCCATCTTGATCAATCAGCATTGGAGCAAAACCTGCAGGATTAACGTCCCTCTAGGACCATGTTAGGACACCGCTGATCTCGAGGTTTGAAGTTCTAACAGTTATGTTCTGGTGTGTGCAGCCGCTCCCTGACGCTCAAACCAAGTTCTACAATCAGATGACTTTGAGGAGTCTTCCAGCGGCAGAGAGGATGAGACACAGCCACGCCTTCAAGATCTGCAAGTATTTTCAGGTAAACTTAGAGTAAACCTTTGTGTGTGATCACAGTGACGTCCATTGTCTGGGTACCTGTAACCCAGACAAGGGATCATTTTACACTGTTACACTTAGTTGTATTCCAATGTCAGATTTGGGTTTTATTGGTGTGTCTGCTTGAATTTCTATCTGTCTAACTCTACTGACAAAATGTAGCccaaatttgaaaaagcctGTGGATTACACTTGCACACAGACACAGGGATGGGCCGATACGATACCTGCCTAATGTACTCGCCCTTGTTAATGACCATCGATACCAAGAACTGATACTCAATGCGTGCAGTTGCTTTGAATGGTGGCCTGTCATTTCTGTTGTATGTCTTGGGATAGGCCACCAGGGGGAGCTAATCAGAAAGAGCAAGTTTAGTAAGTCTATGGGAGGGAATAGCATCGCACTGTGTGCTACGATAAGGGATTATGAAACGGACTGTGCTCCATGAAAAAAGGCATTTTATTTCTCTGGCAGAATCCAGGTTCGATCATAgacaatgttgtgtttttacctCACATGGCTCTTAATGTGTGGATGAGCTGTGTCAGCCTGCAGTATCTAaggccagccgttttagagcattttgactgatttttaaagacccacagaatattttgtacaatgacaatctgaaatctgacaccagattctgaaagattaaatatttgtttctagcttgttttgttcttctgtaacccgcagttgaatagaggcaagtttcacataaatcgccagtttgtgacaaaaagctgagaataacggctttttctgaaaaaatctattagtgactttgaagcatttttgttttgctttagggacaccttaacattggtttccttctataaaactacaaaaacaacactgagaccaggcttttgatggcaaaattataattattttgctatctaggtcagagttgaatggatttcttactgtattttggcattcctccaagtccatcacacacacgtaacttcctcttcctcccgactctcagagatgacccgttttggcccggttagttgacgGTTTAatctcaccatcgcaacattatcaacaatccactcaggtccacacatgttctgtcagtatgtggtgctgtgagctgctggatactttacAGTATCACTTCATAGCACCATAATCTCCCCCCTGtccctgcttctccctccttagccaatggtagcatcagtggctaatctatcatccaaaggtgtgctgctgccacctttagggcacagttggtcactacatcaacagAGAAGCATGATATTCACAGTAGAACTCCGTCACAGTGTATCCTAGCAACTTTCGTGattgacgtaatattatgtCAATGGTACTGAGTAAGTCAGTTGTTCTTCAGACGTTAGGATAAAAAACAACTTTGACTGAGTGTTCTCATGAGGGCTAAGGTTTGAAACACATGCACTGCTGAACAGATATTAGTGTCtcaatgggtggatggatgataAGTTAGTGAATATGTtaacagggctctacactaacttttccaggggtggcactggtgcgactaactttctcagttggtcgcaccagcacagaatttggtcgcaccttTTTTTGAGCGGGGGTGTGGagagtgtacagcatagccatgcatgctaatgtgtagttgacttaactggcgtactgtagttttgtatgaagtaaagattgacaatgactcgagatatatttgcaaaatgttttcaggttttagtgacaatattaagtttttctgcaacaagcggTGGCTGAaacaacaggtcatttattttatagaattttaaaaGACGacgtaacatttttttttttaaatatcaaagcataacaacaggttacatgtattgtgtttttatattttgcagAAAGGCCATACTTGAATtcacttaacagtagcataaccaacttagcatctgcattgcttcaccccatggaattaaattcagggggtccagctcttatagtggggtctcctaatcctcttcccctggtcaggtgtctgcaacctttactctacaaggaaacatttaacctcatctcaacTGGATTAAAGTCCTGCTGAAGCCAAAAAATactttctcaatgaagacaatacagtgtattaaattctatactgttaaaattatatagaataattttgatttaatttgatttgattaatattgatcatgtaaattgcaacttaaaaacattttaaaataaattgacatcaagaaataaaacagtatcttcaaattcttatgcatcttagtttacatgaacacaatgttatataaagaagtttttttttttagttaatgtattgctcttttcttgccacacataaatcatgcatatttaacctgcacattggtggttaaattaatctgttcccacacaattaaaatctctattttcttccagaatagtgttttattggtttagttattttaccagggatttaaaacttagtcattgcacaacgtgatttattttaggtgaacaaattgttatatctcggttttatttgtcattaatcattaatagcctctgtaaaaaataactttatttcaatagtttttttttttttaaagctatagggagccgttgcaaaagagtcaaagggccacattaggccccagagccgcaggttgcagactgTGAGTATGTGAGTATTTTATGTCGAGTCCTGGTTaatatgaaaagaaaatatttgcaACACACAGTCACTGTGATTTAAGATTTCTCTGCTCAGACACTGTGTAGCACCACCTGTTGGTATTGCAAAGAACTTAGTCTGAGTTAAATGTTCCCAACCAGTGGTACGTGTACCCTCAGGCTCTCGAGCCACACACAGCTTTTTGGTTCCTCTGCTGTGGCTTCTTTCATTATGGGAACAAGAAATTGATTCTTCTCTATGCACAGACTTGCAAATGTTTCCAATATCTGACCAATCATCGTCTCCTATTACGTGTCGtttctaaaacaaaaaagtcCATCAAGTAAAACTCTAATATTGCAGTCAAACATGAGGAAAACCTGCAAAGAGTGCCTTCAGTGATATGTAATCCCTGACTGAGTGTCAGCTGGTTGTGCTCAGAAGTCATCAGTTAAAATGGACAGCAGATCAACCAAAGCTCCAGTGAAGCTTAAAACGGCTCATCTTTTAATGTGAAGCCACCCACAGTGTGAAGAATCATCATTAAGtgataatattattatgaattagGCCATGGAAGAAGAATGTTTTATATACATATTGAAATGTGCAAGAGATCTACTTCAGTGATGTATTGTAAGCTCAGAAACCACTGAGATGGTAAATGGACATCCCATCCCAGTGTT
This genomic window from Gouania willdenowi chromosome 6, fGouWil2.1, whole genome shotgun sequence contains:
- the utp4 gene encoding U3 small nucleolar RNA-associated protein 4 homolog, with the translated sequence MGEFKVHRVRFFDYMPSAISKMAFNFLSERLAVARADGAVEIFKFTDNYFQEKVIPGRDGRAIEGMCWVGQRLFSAGLNGEITEYDLENLRPKYSMDAYGGPIWSISSNSQGTLLAVGCEDGTVKMFEVLEEKIQFQRNLDRQKGRIISLSWHPSGTKIAAGMMDMIRIFDAETGRATHRLLVDRGLGMSKGREVVVWSVIFLSDNTVVSGDSAGKVQMWDSITGTLRKTHLVTKWDVLALSVSQDESSLMAGTSEGTVVQMQFLQSSVEQQERQWVRTRTFKNHSHDVRALVHTDCAVVSGGMDTHLVVLPLLDQVEKSSKEAKLRKITFPHRSLVRCARKAGLLLFQFPDHLELWRLGESEGQGKHGDCLPVKRNPEKLLQLTRKGEDHICCSAVSPCGGWLVYATVSAVRLYRLQYDNNNVSISRVSKLPKELRTVHQLCFSSDSSRLFASSTHSSVVVVALSNPEVKHLHTLKCKSGSKQPLHLLVPSDDGKWLATANADCEIHVYNLHKMKLHCTVPVYSSCPTAIAIHPSTCNLISVHADQQMFEFSLQQKEYTEWSRRLHKEGLHSLWLDRDTPVTRVAFNPENPAHIILHDTFMFCIVDQSLPLPDAQTKFYNQMTLRSLPAAERMRHSHAFKICKYFQHLMTVELLEDHSLVVVERPLMDIMSKLPAPVRQKKFAT